From Candoia aspera isolate rCanAsp1 chromosome 4, rCanAsp1.hap2, whole genome shotgun sequence, a single genomic window includes:
- the AKAP9 gene encoding A-kinase anchor protein 9 isoform X2 — translation MDSYRTYWTSNICSGLRSEQSQEENTLEVESRVPLPYPFPFTAQLDDNSVVVNTSLFYVKHKKNGHRLRIVSKISLPTPPYSLEHAKATQTELMQESFKWEHEATELTKCQEELQERFDEEVRAREQIALELSKAENLIDGYADEKSLMEKQIQEKTDAIDHLEQELLHTGNKLQELEAERQHLQEEKELLFRQKDAMKADAGPIEQQLLAETEKLMKEKIEVQRQAEKEYNYLQKQVKALEADLEEQVNQFLELEQEKNAELMDLRQQNQALEKQLEKTKKFLDEQAVDREHERDVFQQEIQKLEQQLKIPQKFQPVSEHRNREVEELTNNLKEKTDKCSELLLSKEQLERDVQERNEEIEKLECRIQELEQALMISADNLQKVEERKQFGSAAVRGDLPLEAQLQAEQEAVDRKEKEIINLEEQLEQFREELENKNEEVQQLHMQLQIQLKESTTRQQELEQENKLFKEDMKKLGLAIQNPEDTSIKGHHQVPGKYIQIIQEKEQKIHELHEQISKLQQQLEITTDNKVIEKKNEHIKELEAQIEYLKSDQERVKQNSEQEIEQLNEVIEKLQQEMVSIEHKIRLDFSLTQDDVDNLKQQLDVVLAEKEDLVIQVENNVRQLSVTKNELEGKQIKIIKLEKELDILKEELEKTREKHKNMPTTIDNAQIGRKMEEKNKNLATGSSQILRNEESLGHVHENAKNSSSIGTKLQVLQKALEERDLETIQCHKHLKDLKDQAQAESKELKQRIIELEETLEQKIAAALEGQTELNVVLQQSQLSPQVAAVSGDVKEEALCIPTENAKHIGGEDAMARLLELSEKLSEMQSQLADAQNNLQLERTKMEIVQKEAKEKEERLTELQRLVTEVEQSFKEGKMQTQVVTELSENKPRNDPELEKVRAESAAAKEELNSYKEKAEKLEEQLMVKETSLIRLQEELGHTRNKLAQAEEKIAGYIRKEKNIVKPEQIGTKQINASSQTEKAQQISSCNQTSQLLVKSEGIQIDLPNEYSSEEVTEIIREFNEKIEQMQELHAAEIMDMETRHISESEVLKREQFIAVQELTEERNALKNVIDVLRNKEGIPGVAQSATSVASDRSYIDSASDWNQGRYLAPNHGPESISDTVGDERETAIDFLPKKIKGLLRAIHHEGIQVLSLTEFPYNEGEVVPTKQELEPWVEERKAFLSSISSLKELIAKMQIHRQTQFYADSESSDTISDWRAELLCAVQQIFQKEKDILLAAFQTELTEVGIQDAVGLIDQLERRLQEQVTYQRSALDCLHNADRRSLLMEINMLHAQLNNKQTDVKEEIEIEPKCQELLGYNMEMQIELKNTKDRAAELQEQLSSERMVVAELKNELGQTKLELETTLKAQHKHLRDLEAIRNELKGKATEFDILKDTITSEQKKSREFQWALEKEKAKVEHSGKREKEEIEDLKYSFENEKQKNIELSNLLELERELSNDLQKKIESQETLTAVQLSQEHSCNSELQVLLESERLKVLELCSALEREKDLCAQLQMIEQTKRDGSSTPADELFKDLQKQLDEKHSRIVVLVNEMEKNKLEYVQLKQQVEKERQIQRKTLQAEQDANILAQKKIHELESRVEDLQWQLGEERQQVHQLLCNEKKRQEMVQEVQQNMQRKEVTWDESNERTRKWIFQQKMGQSEAKELSYSSITGIGGGGGGDAARESQELEMVRQKLRNVFSKLKQLATKAACRLPFEKADDEDLIGIQTNIEEVLLKLQLLSDLSSLAISSDLPSSASLTERLLKQNAELTGFVSRLSEEKNNLRNAVMKLEKELRRHQHIGSCGDSTFRQSLHNGRNVDALIASEKEIWNKEKLSLQQSLKEAEAELAKLRAELRNEAFLRELGSDSENAALKRVYGRYLRAESFRKALIYQKKYLLLLLGGFQECEEATLTLIARMGGQPSYTHLEVITHHSKSFTRFRSAVRVLIAISRMKFLVRRWQRVTGYNLIGINRDGCSQNTGNELRSDSFPGSLELCGEPRAAAYRSRSELESLRSPFSYQHRYQGSHADFSPVSLACSQLQNYDPDRALTDYINRLESLQRRLGNIQSAPASQTQLHSAIRR, via the exons AGTTGCTGGCGGAGACAGAAaagttaatgaaagaaaaaatagaagtgcAGCGGCAGGctgaaaaagaatataattaCCTTCAAAAGCAGGTGAAGGCACTGGAAGCTGATTTAGAGGAGCAGGTCAACCAGTTTTTGGAACTagagcaagaaaaaaatgcagagttAATGGATCTAAGGCAGCAAAACCAAGCTCtggagaaacagcttgagaaaacaaagaaatttctAGAT GAGCAGGCAGTTGATAGGGAACATGAGAGAGATGTCTTCCAGCAAGAAATACAAAAGCTTGAGCAACAACTTAAAATTCCTCAGAAATTTCAACCAGTCAGTGAACATCGAAACAGAGAG GTTGAAGAGTTAACAAATAATCTTAAGGAAAAAACAGACAAATGCAGTGAGCTTTTGCTCTCGAAGGAGCAACTTGAGAGAGATGTGCAAGAACggaatgaagaaattgaaaaattAGAGTGTAGAATCCAAGAACTGGAACAAGCTTTAATGATCAGTGCAGACAATTTGCAAAAG GTGGAAGAAAGGAAGCAATTTGGGTCTGCAGCTGTAAGGGGGGACTTGCCTCTAGAAGCACAGCTACAGGCTGAGCAAGAAGCTGTagacaggaaggaaaaagag ATCATAAATCTTGAAGAACAATTAGAACAGTTCCGTGAAGaactagaaaacaaaaatgaagaagtaCAGCAGTTGCACATGCAGCTACAAATTCAGCTAAAAGAGTCCACAACCCGACAACAAGAACTTgagcaagaaaataaattatttaag GAAGACATGAAAAAATTGGGGCTAGCTATCCAGAATCCTGAAGATACTTCTATAAAGGGTCATCATCAAGTTCCTGGGAAATACATACAGATCATAcaggaaaaggaacagaaaatccATGAACTCCATGAACAAATTTCAAAATTGCAACAGCAGCTTGAAATTACAACAGATAATAAA GTGATTGAGAAGAAAAATGAGCACATAAAAGAACTGGAAGCCCAAATAGAATACTTAAAGAGTGACCAAGAACGTGTCAAACAGAACAGTGAACAGGAAATAGAACAGCTGAATGAAGTTATTGAAAAACTCCAGCAGGAAATGGTGTCTATTGAACACAAGATACGTTTGGACTTTTCACTGACTCAAGATGATGTAGATAATCTAAAACAGCAGCTAGATGTTGTATTGGCAGAAAAAGAAGATTTGGTGATACAAGTGGAAAATAATGTTAGGCAGTTATCTGTTACAAAGAATGAACTTGAggggaaacaaataaaaataataaagttagaGAAAGAACTAGACATATTGAAAGAAGAACTTGAAAAGACTagagaaaaacataaaaatatgccAACAACAATTGATAATGCACAAATAggaagaaagatggaagaaaaaaataaaaatctggccACTGGATCATCTCAGATATTAAGAAATGAAGAATCATTAGGTCATGTGCATGAAAATGCCAAAAATTCTTCTAGCATTGGTACAAAGTTACAGGTACTTCAGAAAGCTCTAGAGGAGAGGGATTTAGAGACAATCCAATGCCACAAGCATCTCAAGGATTTAAAAGACCAAGCCCAGGCAGAGTCAAAAGAGCTCAAACAGAGAATAATAGAGCTGGAAGAAACCCTTGAGCAAAAGATTGCTGCTGCCCTTGAGGGTCAAACTGAATTGAATGTGGTTCTGCAGCAAAGTCAGCTTTCTCCCCAGGTAGCTGCCGTTTCGGGAGATGTCAAAGAAGAAGCTCTATGTATTCCAACAGAAAATGCCAAACATATAGGTGGGGAAGATGCAATGGCTAGGTTGTTAGAGCTATCAGAGAAACTTTCAGAGATGCAGAGCCAACTGGCAGATGCGCAGAATAATCTTCAACTagaaagaacaaaaatggaaattGTACAGAAGGaggcaaaagaaaaggaagaaagacttACTGAACTTCAGCGACTGGTAACAGAAGTAGAACAAAGctttaaggaaggaaaaatgcaaaCTCAG GTGGTCACAGAGCTGAGTGAAAACAAGCCAAGAAACGACCCTGAATTAGAAAAAGTCAGAGCAGAGTCAGCTGCAGCCAAGGAAGAACTTAATAGctacaaagaaaaagcagagaaattGGAAGAACAGTTAATG GTAAAAGAAACAAGCCTGATCCGTCTTCAAGAAGAACTAGGGCACACCAGGAATAAATTAGCTcaggcagaagaaaaaattgcaGGATATATaaggaaggagaagaatattGTAAAACCGGAGCAAATAGGCACGAAACAGATAAATGCATCAAGTCAGACTGAAAAAGCACAACAGATCAGTAGCTGCAACCAAACCTCACAACTCCTTGTCAAAAGTGAAGGAATTCAGATTGATTTACCAAATGAATATTCTTCAGAAGAAGTTACAGAAATCATAAGAGAATTCAATGAAAAAATCGAACAAATGCAGGAATTACATGCTGCTGAAATAATGGACATGGAGACTAGGCATATCTCAGAATCAGAAGTGTTGAAAAGAGAGCAATTTATTGCAGTACAGGAATTAACAGAAGAACGTAATGCTTTGAAAAACGTCATAGACGTCTTAAGAAATAAAGAG gGGATCCCGGGTGTAGCACAGTCTGCAACTTCTGTTGCCAGTGATAGATCCTATATTG ACTCTGCTTCGGACTGGAACCAAGGAAGATATCTAGCACCAAACCATGGACCAGAAAGCATATCAGATACAGTAGGAGATGAAAGGGAAACTGCAATAgattttcttccaaagaaaatcaag GGATTGCTAAGAGCTATTCATCATGAAGGCATACAGGTACTTTCTCTCACAGAATTTCCTTACAATGAAGGTGAAGTTGTTCCTACTAAACAAGAACTAGAACCTTGGGTAGAAGAACGTAAGGCTTTCTTAAGCAGTATTTCATCTTTGAAGGAGTTAATTGCCAAAATGCAGATTCACAGACAAACCCAG TTCTATGCAGACTCTGAATCCTCTGACACTATCTCAGATTGGCGAGCTGAACTTCTCTGTGCTGTTCAACaaattttccaaaaagaaaaggatattCTTCTAGCAGCATTTCAAACTGAATTGACAGAAGTAGGTATTCAAGACGCTGTGGGACTAATAGATCAGCTGGAAAGGAGGCTTCAAGAACAG GTGACATATCAGAGGAGTGCTTTGGATTGCCTTCACAATGCAGACAGACGAAGTTTGTTAATGGAAATCAATATGTTGCACGCTCAGCTAAATAACAAGCAAACTGATGTAAAGGAAGAAATAGAGATTGAACCAAAATGTCAAG AATTGTTGGGATACAATATGGAAATGCAAATAGAGCTCAAAAATACCAAGGACAGAGCAGCTGAACTTCAGGAGCAGCTCAGCTCTGAGAGGATGGTGGTTGCAGAACTAAAGAACGAACTTGGGCAAACTAAGCTGGAACTGGAAACAACACTAAAAGCACAACATAAGCACTTAAGGGATCTGGAAGCCATCAG AAATGAACTTAAAGGGAAAGCAACTGAATTTGACATCTTAAAAGATACAATCACAAGTGAACAGAAGAAATCAAGGGAGTTTCAGTGGGccctggagaaggagaaggctaAAGTAGAACAcagtggaaaaagagaaaaagaagagattgaG gatttgaaatattcttttgaaaatgaaaaacagaaaaatatagaacTGAGTAATCTTTTGGAGCTTGAAAGAGAGTTGTCAAATGATTTGCAAAAGAAGATTGAATCCCAAGAAACACTAACTGCAGTCCAACTATCTCAGGAGCATAGCTGTAACTCTGAGCTCCAAGTACTGCTTGAATCTGAGAGGCTCAAAGTTCTTGAGTTATGCAGTGccctagaaagagaaaaagacttATGTGCCCAGCTCCAAATGATTGAACAGACAAAGCGGGATGGAAGTTCTACACCTGCAGACGAATTGTTCAAAGATCTGCAAAAACAATTGGATGAAAAGCATAGCCGTATAGTTGTACTGGttaatgaaatggaaaagaacaaatTGGAGTATGTGCAATTGAAACAACAGGTGGAAAAAGAGAGGCAGATTCAGAGGAAAACTCTACAGGCAGAACAAGATGCTAATAttctggcacagaaaaaaatacatgaacTGGAGTCCAGAGTGGAAGACTTGCAATGGCAACTTGGAGAAGAGAGACAACAGGTTCATCAGTTGCTGTGTAATGAAAAGAAACGTCAAGAAATGGTCCAAGAAGTACAGCAAAACATGCAGAGAAAAGAA GTTACTTGGGATGAATCTAATGAACGGACAAGAAAGTGGATTTTCCAGCAGAAAATGGGACAATCTGAAGCAAAAGAATTGTCTTATTCTTCCATAACTggcattggaggaggaggaggaggtgatgcTGCTAGAGAATCTCAAGAGCTTGAGATGGTTAGGCAGAAGCTGAGAAATGTGTTTTCCAAGTTGAAACAGTTGGCCACTAAAGCTGCCTGCAG gttACCCTTTGAAAAGGCAGATGATGAAGACTTAATTGGGATTCAAACTAACATTGAAGAAGTTCTATTAAAATTACAACTGCTGTCTGATTTATCCAGCCTGGCG aTTAGTTCAGATTTGCCATCTTCAGCTTCATTGACTGAAAGACTGCTAAAACAGAATGCTGAACTGACTGGGTTTGTTAGCAGATTGAGTGAGGAAAAGAACAATTTGAGGAATGCAGTCATGAAACTGGAGAAGGAACTTAGAAGACATCAACACATAGGATCTTGTGGAGACTCG ACTTTTAGACAGTCGCTACATAATGGAAGAAATGTTGATGCACTCATTGCTTCTGAAAAAGAAATTTGGAATAAAGAGAAATTAAGTCTGCAACAATCCCTGAAGGAGGCTGAGGCAGAACTGGCCAAATTGAGAGCagaattaagaaatgaggcttttcTAAGAGAACTGGGATCAGattctgaaaatgctgctttaaag AGAGTTTATGGAAGATACCTGAGAGCAGAGAGCTTTCGGAAGGCGCTCATTTACCAGAAGAAATATTTGCTGCTCTTATTGGGTGGGTTTCAGGAGTGTGAAGAAGCCACTTTAACTCTTATTGCAAGAATGGGCGGGCAGCCTTCCTACACTCATCTAGAGGTCatcacacaccattcaaaaagTTTTACACGATTTCGCTCAGCTGTTAGAGTATTAATTGCAATTTCAAG AATGAAGTTTCTAGTTCGAAGGTGGCAACGAGTTACTGGTTATAATTTAATTGGCATCAATAGAGATGGTTGTAGCCAGAACACAG GTAACGAGTTACGGTCTGATTCATTTCCTGGCAGTCTGGAACTCTGTGGAGAACCCAGAGCTGCTGCTTACAGATCCAGATCGGAGCTGGAATCTCTCAGATCTCCTTTTTCTTATCAACATAG GTATCAGGGCAGCCATGCTGATTTCAGCCCGGTTTCCCTTGCATGTTCTCAGCTGCAGAATTATGATCCTGATAGGGCTTTAACAGATTATATTAATCGTCTGGAGTCCCTACAGAGACGACTTGGCAACATACAGTCAG CACCTGCTTCCCAAACTCAGCTGCACTCTGCTATCCGACGATAA